A single region of the Candidatus Neomarinimicrobiota bacterium genome encodes:
- a CDS encoding glycosyl hydrolase, which produces MIRYRNNFVQKPGALTVFFLCLIFSLTGKSLGQAVEVGAGSYSTALPPGAIGPQTASGATAIPKISNSFDQQIQTNDFWSSLIYPFYGDPHSNNLFAHPLNFRAVNTGLQIGYTPNYIFAANDYLYPYSHQLTVGVSGLAASRTVVDSYGDWTVTALWESGARSMEATLGHGLPYTFFRITGGDAVINSSQNPSIWYQQNEVLGITIDGKHFGIFGPTGSSWLGTSTFQSNLNGQDYLSIALLPDTNPLTLELFRSHAYAYVTNSTVDWIYNETTAELTTTYSYETTLMDDGNAANINETLTALYRHQWLTTSNPLTDYNYQSPRGLQKLFEGNSFTTDLTFSGILPALPDQGNYNRAELLALVQSVASETLPIGPSYENGKAMARFANLVHIADQLGAITERDHFLSELKNRLEDWFTVGGEQEYSYNDNWDVLTGYPSGYGADNQINDHHFHASYAIVSAATIAQYDSTWTAQENWGGMVNLLIKDSNNWDREDGQFPYLRTHDSYAGHSWAAGHGDFGDGNNQESSSESMNFASAVILWGEATNQHDIRDLGIFLYTTETTAIEQYWFDVDNEVFPADYAHVALGMVWGAKGVHSTWFGAEPEQIHGINILPVTSGSVYLGRHPDYVLENYDEIVAENNGQPNMWQDVLWEYLALADPDLALSYYYADNSYLPFDGESRAHTLHWLYNLKKMGQVDTTIFADIPTYSVFKDDADDITYIAYNAGSEDRLVTFSDGFSMSVAPREMNSFSTSNANPDAPVVLIQSNRTSGKLPLTVEFTGSNSFDPYGSSISYFWDFNDGETSDAADVEHRFTEIGIFNVSLTVANEQNLSTTDSIMITVLENGTPYLGIPFAIPGVVQAEFYDLGGEGVAYHDNDAVNLGVPFRSSEGVDIEASNDVGGGYNIGWIENGEWVEFTIDVSEAGIYNVIPMIASVPGGGSLHIEFNGIDLTGVRSIPVTGGWQFWQELQIPDVFLSAGEQIMHVSFDTGGFNLNWIEIEASTAITGRGSPEIPGYFELEQNYPNPFNPSTTLKFGLPEAANVSLVIYDIRGNAVQMLCSGYQAAGWYEPVWNGLDKSGRAVPAGLYLARLHAGEYTKTIKMLMLK; this is translated from the coding sequence ATGATCAGATATCGAAATAATTTCGTACAAAAACCAGGCGCTCTCACCGTCTTCTTCTTATGTCTAATTTTTTCCCTGACAGGCAAATCCCTGGGGCAAGCTGTTGAAGTTGGAGCTGGAAGTTACAGCACTGCGCTACCTCCGGGGGCAATTGGGCCACAAACTGCTTCTGGGGCGACTGCCATTCCGAAAATATCTAATTCATTTGATCAGCAAATCCAGACAAATGATTTCTGGAGTAGTCTGATTTATCCCTTTTATGGAGATCCTCATTCCAACAATCTTTTTGCTCACCCTTTAAATTTTAGAGCCGTAAATACAGGACTGCAAATAGGATATACTCCAAACTATATATTTGCGGCCAACGATTATTTATATCCATATTCCCATCAGCTAACTGTTGGTGTCAGCGGATTAGCTGCTTCTCGAACAGTGGTAGATAGCTATGGGGACTGGACCGTAACTGCATTGTGGGAAAGTGGTGCAAGATCGATGGAGGCTACTTTGGGTCACGGTCTTCCATACACATTCTTTAGAATAACTGGCGGAGATGCTGTCATTAATTCTTCTCAAAACCCAAGCATCTGGTACCAACAAAATGAGGTGCTTGGAATTACAATTGACGGTAAACATTTCGGTATATTTGGTCCCACTGGATCGTCCTGGTTAGGAACCAGCACCTTCCAATCGAACCTTAATGGCCAGGATTATCTTTCCATAGCACTTTTACCAGATACAAATCCTCTGACGCTTGAATTATTTAGAAGCCATGCCTATGCCTATGTAACGAATAGTACGGTCGATTGGATTTACAACGAGACTACAGCAGAATTGACCACCACCTATAGCTATGAAACAACTCTGATGGATGATGGTAATGCAGCAAATATAAATGAAACGCTAACTGCGCTCTACCGACACCAGTGGCTAACTACATCGAACCCCTTGACAGACTACAATTATCAATCTCCCCGTGGGTTACAAAAGCTATTTGAAGGCAATTCATTTACCACTGACCTGACATTCTCTGGAATTTTGCCGGCTCTTCCTGATCAGGGAAATTACAATCGTGCCGAGCTGTTGGCTCTTGTTCAAAGTGTGGCCAGTGAAACCTTACCCATCGGTCCGTCCTATGAAAATGGGAAAGCCATGGCCCGTTTTGCGAATTTGGTTCACATAGCGGATCAACTTGGAGCCATCACTGAGCGTGATCACTTCCTCTCGGAGCTGAAAAATCGTCTGGAAGATTGGTTTACTGTGGGGGGTGAGCAGGAATATTCCTATAACGATAATTGGGACGTCCTGACGGGATATCCCTCCGGGTATGGGGCGGACAATCAAATTAATGATCATCACTTCCATGCTAGCTATGCGATCGTATCTGCAGCAACTATTGCCCAATACGATAGCACATGGACCGCCCAGGAGAACTGGGGAGGAATGGTAAATCTGCTAATCAAAGATTCAAACAACTGGGATAGGGAGGATGGCCAGTTTCCATACTTAAGAACCCATGACTCCTATGCAGGTCATTCCTGGGCAGCTGGACATGGTGACTTTGGCGACGGGAACAATCAGGAATCCAGTTCTGAGTCCATGAATTTTGCCTCGGCTGTGATTCTCTGGGGTGAGGCAACCAATCAGCATGATATCCGCGATTTGGGTATTTTTCTGTACACTACGGAAACAACAGCCATCGAGCAATATTGGTTTGATGTTGACAATGAAGTATTTCCCGCAGATTATGCTCATGTAGCCCTGGGAATGGTATGGGGTGCAAAAGGTGTCCATTCCACCTGGTTTGGTGCGGAGCCTGAGCAGATTCATGGTATCAATATTCTTCCTGTTACGAGTGGCTCAGTATATCTGGGCCGACACCCCGATTATGTGCTTGAAAATTATGATGAAATTGTGGCTGAAAACAACGGACAACCCAATATGTGGCAGGATGTGTTATGGGAGTACCTGGCCCTGGCGGATCCGGATTTAGCATTGTCCTACTACTATGCAGACAATTCTTACCTACCGTTTGATGGAGAGTCTCGGGCTCATACGCTGCACTGGTTGTACAATTTGAAGAAGATGGGACAGGTTGATACAACTATCTTTGCAGATATCCCAACCTATTCTGTTTTCAAGGATGATGCAGATGATATAACATATATTGCCTATAATGCTGGTTCAGAGGACCGGTTGGTAACGTTTTCTGATGGTTTTTCAATGTCTGTAGCCCCCAGGGAAATGAATTCTTTCAGTACTTCAAATGCCAATCCTGATGCACCCGTTGTCCTGATACAAAGCAACAGAACCTCCGGTAAGCTACCATTAACAGTAGAGTTCACCGGGAGTAATAGTTTTGATCCGTATGGATCGTCCATATCATATTTTTGGGATTTCAATGATGGGGAAACATCTGATGCTGCTGATGTTGAACACAGATTTACGGAAATTGGAATCTTTAATGTATCATTGACTGTCGCGAACGAGCAAAATCTCTCAACAACTGACAGCATTATGATAACTGTACTAGAAAATGGAACGCCCTATTTGGGAATCCCATTTGCCATTCCAGGAGTAGTACAGGCAGAATTTTATGATTTGGGTGGCGAGGGTGTTGCCTATCACGACAATGACGCTGTAAACCTTGGCGTACCATTCAGAAGTTCAGAGGGGGTTGATATTGAAGCATCCAACGATGTTGGTGGTGGTTATAACATCGGTTGGATCGAAAATGGAGAATGGGTTGAATTCACCATAGATGTATCGGAAGCTGGGATATACAACGTTATTCCAATGATTGCCTCAGTCCCCGGTGGAGGGAGTTTGCATATTGAATTTAATGGAATTGACTTGACAGGTGTAAGAAGTATACCGGTGACAGGTGGCTGGCAATTCTGGCAAGAGCTTCAGATTCCGGATGTTTTTCTGAGCGCTGGTGAGCAAATTATGCATGTTAGTTTTGATACTGGCGGATTTAATTTGAATTGGATTGAGATAGAGGCATCTACGGCTATTACAGGTAGAGGATCACCAGAGATCCCTGGCTATTTCGAATTGGAACAGAATTATCCCAACCCATTTAATCCAAGCACCACCCTGAAGTTTGGATTACCTGAAGCTGCAAATGTTTCCCTGGTCATTTATGACATTCGGGGAAATGCAGTGCAAATGTTGTGCTCAGGATATCAGGCTGCTGGTTGGTACGAACCTGTCTGGAATGGTTTGGATAAATCAGGACGAGCAGTGCCGGCTGGTCTATATCTGGCTAGACTTCATGCTGGGGAGTACACTAAGACGATCAAGATGTTGATGTTGAAATAA